A window of the Ostrea edulis chromosome 1, xbOstEdul1.1, whole genome shotgun sequence genome harbors these coding sequences:
- the LOC125664446 gene encoding outer dynein arm-docking complex subunit 1-like → MKRMQAQLDVTDELMDEMTQSAELLKLQRKLRVMENERKAYDEESRLSLRKQEYEIASLLKENSEVKTDLKVTNSYAKWTNDMQAIQRLSDLTEELEMCNAQTEAEEARIKELDATIKFLEHSILTNKKQKSGVTDTMESKAIRKTMNTMENILDKELVKFNKQLSMNACLREKIDHLRQDRLLFNGLSKKLTKELREIKKSMNVICRDASQAYEEREEAQNKMMALKDKSEKDIAQQEVEMKALNRLIDHDNRLKKFMAFKASERTELKDEEEAKKKKCSGNQDMDIEKFQINALEEAFKELREETGEDDIDVIVSNFAWKENENFALFKFVNELNIEVEQIQDEIHAMNKEIEQFTKDDTEHEGVCFQMMKELEEKSEIIRYKIESSEKKNVQMKKTLDELRSGVSLLFRGLQCDRSSIEDMLGSDDGVTNKNILPYMGIIEQKTTELLQAQQYLQMTLNQPPQETKAESTTLENQQAQRPHRPPTASVKPPDAGEDDEVFNYAEGMDVRPLTHEELRSAIINKFNRKCASS, encoded by the exons ATGAAGCGGATGCAGGCTCAACTAGATGTTACGGATGAATTGATGGACGAGATGACCCAGAGCGCGGAGCTTCTGAAGCTGCAGCGGAAGTTAAGGGTGATGGAGAACGAAAGAAAGGCATACGACGAAGAATCCAGACTCTCACTACGGAAACAAGA ATATGAAATAGCATCacttttgaaagaaaattctgAGGTGAAAACTGACCTGAAAGTGACAAATAGTTATGCGAAATGGACAAATGACATGCAAGCCATTCAACGCCTGAGTGACCTCACAGAAGAGTTGGAGATGTGCAATGCTCAGACGGAAGCGGAAGAGGCGCGGATTAAGGAACTTGATGCAACG ATAAAATTTCTGGAACACAGCATTCTTACAAACAAGAAACAGAAAAGCGGCGTCACTGATACCATGGAAAGCAAGGCTATCCGGAAAACTATGAATACTATGGAGAATATACTGGATAAG GAATTGGTCAAGTTTAACAAACAACTATCGATGAATGCATGCCTGCGGGAGAAGATTGATCATTTACGACAAGATCGTTTGCTTTTTAACGGTCTATCCAAGAAACTAACTAAAGAACTGAGGGAAATCAAGAAGTCCATGAATGTCATTTGCAGGGATGCGTCTCAGGCTTACGAGGAAAG AGAAGAAGCTCAGAATAAAATGATGGCATTAAAAGACAAAAGCGAAAAGGATATCGCGCAACAGGAAGTGGAAATGAAGGCACTCAATCGTCTCATCGACCATGACAATCGTCTGAAGAAGTTCATGGCATTCAAGGCCAGTGAAAGGACTGAGTTAAAAGATGAAGAAGAagcaaagaaaaagaaat GTTCTGGCAACCAAGACATGGATATAGAAAAGTTTCAAATCAACGCTTTAGAAGAAGCTTTCAAGGAGCTACGAGAGGAGACAGGTGAAGATGACATTGACGTCATCGTCTCAAATTTCGCGTGGAAGGAGAACGAAAATTTTGCGCTTTTCAAGTTTGTCAACGAGCTGAACATCGAAGTGGAGCAAATTCAGGACGAAATTCACGCCATGAATAAGGAGATTGAGCAGTTTACGAAAGATGATACCGAGCATGAAGGCGTCTGCTTCCAAATGATGAAAGAGTTGGAG GAGAAGAGCGAGATAATTCGATACAAAATAGAATCCTCCGAGAAGAAAAACGTGCAGATGAAGAAGACATTAGACGAGCTGCGAAGCGGTGTAAGCCTGCTTTTCCGGGGCCTCCAGTGTGATCGTTCTAGTATTGAAGATATGCTGGGTAGTGACGACGGCGTCACAAACAAGAACATCCTACCGTACATGGGTATAATAGAACAAAAGACCACGGAGCTGCTACAAGCGCAGCAGTACCTGCAGATGACG CTAAACCAACCACCACAGGAGACAAAGGCTGAATCCACAACGCTAGAGAACCAGCAAGCCCAGAGACCGCACCGCCCGCCCACCGCTTCCGTAAAACCCCCGGATGCTGG AGAAGATGACGAAGTATTTAATTATGCGGAGGGAATGGACGTTCGACCGTTGACTCACGAGGAACTCCGGAGCGCCATTATAAACAAATTCAACCGGAAGTGTGCCTCCAGTTAG